In Danaus plexippus chromosome 6, MEX_DaPlex, whole genome shotgun sequence, a single window of DNA contains:
- the LOC116779073 gene encoding ciliary microtubule associated protein 1A-like isoform X2 — protein MPWGWECRAKLLKQLPSKPTERKGKVSLEFENPAPNCYDTPELYCGNGYSHIKRLPAFTFGHNIPTKYGNSAISPSAPMLDICGKGHKGLYKIKHGIMSPALELPTEKVKMPGPCNYAPNISIRYKKAPIFSMRPAARPPYQPWDQWTPSPNMYLPHIPGKKRYPAYSFGNVAKAESTQKIPDPGAHDPNFNYVKRSQPAFSFGAPYRSLKPMKKPAPNAHCEKKFMYNKRTIPAPTFGIRHSPYLGVDAEYLKPENLKIVISGED, from the exons ATGCCGTGGGGATGGGAATGTAGAGCGAAATTGTTAAAACAGTTACCGTCAAAGCCCACTGAGCGTAAGGGAAAAGTGTCTCTTGAATTTGAAAATCCAGCACCAAACTGCTATGATACTCCGGAATTATATT GTGGGAATGGATATTCGCATATAAAACGTTTGCCTGCTTTCACATTCGGACATAACATTCCTACAAAATATGGTAATTCGGCAATATCGCCGTCTGCGCCAATGCTAGATATCTGCGGGAAAGGACATAAAG ggttatacaaaataaaacatggtaTTATGTCTCCTGCGTTGGAATTACCCACAGAGAAAGTCAAGATGCCTGGACCGTGCAACTATGCTCCTAATATTAGTATACGATATAAAAAAGCACCCATTTTTTCAATGAGACCAGCAGCAAGACCTCCATATCAGCCATGGGATCAGTGGACTCCATCACCTAATATGTATTTACCACATATACCAGGCAAAAA ACGTTATCCAGCATATTCTTTTGGTAATGTAGCCAAAGCTGAAAGTACTCAAAAAATTCCTGATCCAGGAGCTCATGATcccaattttaattatgtcaaACGAAGTCAACCAGCGTTTTCATTTGGTGCTCCTTATAGAAGTTTAAAACCCATGAAGAAACCAGCTCCGAATGCACATTGCGAAAAGAAG ttTATGTACAACAAGCGGACTATTCCTGCTCCAACCTTTGGAATTCGTCATAGTCCATATCTTGGCGTTGATGCAGAATATTTGAAGCCTGAGAACTTGAAAATTGTAATTAGTGGCGAAgattaa
- the LOC116779073 gene encoding ciliary microtubule associated protein 1A-like isoform X1 — protein MPWGWECRAKLLKQLPSKPTERKGKVSLEFENPAPNCYDTPELYCGNGYSHIKRLPAFTFGHNIPTKYGNSAISPSAPMLDICGKGHKGLYKIKHGIMSPALELPTEKVKMPGPCNYAPNISIRYKKAPIFSMRPAARPPYQPWDQWTPSPNMYLPHIPGKKRYPAYSFGNVAKAESTQKIPDPGAHDPNFNYVKRSQPAFSFGAPYRSLKPMKKPAPNAHCEKKVSEIKKILKLAISLQFMYNKRTIPAPTFGIRHSPYLGVDAEYLKPENLKIVISGED, from the exons ATGCCGTGGGGATGGGAATGTAGAGCGAAATTGTTAAAACAGTTACCGTCAAAGCCCACTGAGCGTAAGGGAAAAGTGTCTCTTGAATTTGAAAATCCAGCACCAAACTGCTATGATACTCCGGAATTATATT GTGGGAATGGATATTCGCATATAAAACGTTTGCCTGCTTTCACATTCGGACATAACATTCCTACAAAATATGGTAATTCGGCAATATCGCCGTCTGCGCCAATGCTAGATATCTGCGGGAAAGGACATAAAG ggttatacaaaataaaacatggtaTTATGTCTCCTGCGTTGGAATTACCCACAGAGAAAGTCAAGATGCCTGGACCGTGCAACTATGCTCCTAATATTAGTATACGATATAAAAAAGCACCCATTTTTTCAATGAGACCAGCAGCAAGACCTCCATATCAGCCATGGGATCAGTGGACTCCATCACCTAATATGTATTTACCACATATACCAGGCAAAAA ACGTTATCCAGCATATTCTTTTGGTAATGTAGCCAAAGCTGAAAGTACTCAAAAAATTCCTGATCCAGGAGCTCATGATcccaattttaattatgtcaaACGAAGTCAACCAGCGTTTTCATTTGGTGCTCCTTATAGAAGTTTAAAACCCATGAAGAAACCAGCTCCGAATGCACATTGCGAAAAGAAGGTAtcagagataaaaaaaatattaaagttagcAATCAGTTTACAG ttTATGTACAACAAGCGGACTATTCCTGCTCCAACCTTTGGAATTCGTCATAGTCCATATCTTGGCGTTGATGCAGAATATTTGAAGCCTGAGAACTTGAAAATTGTAATTAGTGGCGAAgattaa